One Microbacterium sp. zg-B96 genomic region harbors:
- a CDS encoding Rieske 2Fe-2S domain-containing protein has translation MTHEDDALEHERASWKPSPGLAVAVSDPVHNPGLPPHRARMTDKDPAAMKRAERTVYTLFYLSLAGSIWAVAAYMIFPIESGRIIDIRHNNLFIGLGIGLALLAIGLGAIHWSKAIMSDKEFTEPRHATRGRDATRAAAVQGFREANEESGFGRRTMIRNSLFAALAASVIPGITLFRGLAPENTPEHPHAGDPVYLLSHTMWKEGERLAHDPSGLPLRAADMTLGSAVHVIPASLAELSHHDGYLEEKAKAIVLAVRLLPEQLKESADRADWSYDGIVAYSKVCTHVGCPVALYEQQTHHLLCPCHQSQFDVSDGAAVIFGPAARPLPQLPITVDDEGYLVARSDFTEPVGPSFWERH, from the coding sequence ATGACACACGAGGACGACGCGCTCGAGCACGAGAGGGCTTCTTGGAAGCCTTCCCCGGGGCTCGCAGTCGCGGTATCCGACCCCGTGCACAACCCGGGTCTGCCCCCGCATCGCGCGCGCATGACGGACAAGGATCCGGCGGCGATGAAGCGCGCCGAGCGTACGGTCTACACGCTGTTCTACCTCTCCCTCGCGGGTAGCATCTGGGCGGTCGCCGCCTACATGATCTTCCCGATCGAGAGCGGTCGGATTATCGACATCCGCCACAACAACCTCTTCATCGGTCTCGGCATCGGGCTGGCACTGCTGGCGATCGGACTGGGTGCGATCCACTGGTCCAAGGCGATCATGTCCGACAAGGAGTTCACCGAGCCTCGTCACGCCACCCGTGGCCGCGATGCCACCCGTGCAGCCGCGGTGCAGGGCTTCCGCGAAGCCAACGAGGAGTCCGGGTTCGGCCGTCGCACCATGATCCGCAACTCGCTCTTCGCCGCTCTCGCGGCGTCGGTGATCCCCGGCATCACGCTGTTCCGCGGTCTGGCCCCGGAGAACACTCCCGAGCACCCGCACGCCGGCGATCCGGTGTACCTGCTCAGCCACACCATGTGGAAGGAAGGCGAGCGTCTCGCGCACGACCCCAGCGGTCTGCCGCTCCGTGCCGCCGACATGACCCTCGGCTCCGCTGTGCACGTCATCCCCGCGTCGCTTGCCGAGCTCAGCCACCACGACGGTTACCTCGAAGAGAAGGCCAAGGCCATCGTGCTGGCCGTGCGGCTGCTCCCCGAGCAGCTCAAGGAATCGGCCGATCGGGCCGACTGGTCATACGACGGCATCGTGGCCTACTCCAAGGTCTGCACGCACGTCGGCTGCCCCGTCGCCCTGTACGAGCAGCAGACCCACCACCTGCTGTGCCCCTGCCACCAGTCGCAGTTCGACGTGTCGGACGGCGCGGCGGTCATCTTCGGTCCGGCAGCCCGCCCGCTGCCTCAGCTGCCCATCACCGTCGACGACGAGGGTTACCTCGTCGCCCGCAGCGACTTCACCGAGCCGGTCGGCCCGAGCTTCTGGGAGCGCCATTGA
- a CDS encoding cytochrome c: protein MARHTPRRSNGRRSPWAAAALIGIGLLVTGGVYAGASAAVAASEPQTVASALTVEDGKKLFQANCATCHGLDLQGTDNGPSLYGVGELSVEFQVATGRMPLQMQGPQAPQKPVQFTQEQIDAIAAYTQSVSPGPTYPDAHVLDGEGDVSNGAELFRINCAMCHNVAAAGGALTEGKYAPALTGTSALHMYAAMVTGPQNMPVFNDLTLTTEEKRDIISALIYMQENESAGGFSLGSLGPVSEGLFIWIFGIGSLIALTVWITAKSN, encoded by the coding sequence ATGGCACGACACACTCCTCGCCGCTCGAACGGACGCCGCAGCCCCTGGGCTGCGGCGGCCCTCATCGGCATCGGCCTGCTGGTCACCGGCGGCGTCTACGCCGGCGCGTCCGCGGCCGTCGCCGCTTCCGAGCCGCAGACCGTCGCCTCCGCCCTCACCGTCGAAGACGGCAAGAAGCTGTTCCAGGCCAACTGCGCCACCTGCCACGGCCTGGACCTGCAGGGCACCGACAACGGGCCGTCGCTGTACGGCGTCGGCGAACTCTCGGTCGAGTTCCAGGTGGCCACCGGCCGCATGCCGCTGCAGATGCAGGGGCCGCAGGCTCCGCAGAAGCCGGTGCAGTTCACCCAGGAGCAGATCGACGCGATCGCCGCCTACACGCAGTCGGTCTCCCCCGGTCCCACCTACCCGGACGCGCACGTCCTCGACGGCGAAGGCGACGTGTCCAACGGCGCCGAGCTGTTCCGCATCAACTGCGCGATGTGCCACAACGTGGCAGCCGCCGGCGGTGCCCTCACCGAGGGCAAGTACGCGCCCGCGCTGACCGGCACCAGCGCTCTGCACATGTACGCCGCCATGGTCACCGGCCCGCAGAACATGCCCGTCTTCAACGACTTGACCCTCACCACCGAAGAGAAGCGCGACATCATCTCTGCGCTCATCTACATGCAGGAGAACGAGTCGGCCGGCGGATTCTCGCTCGGTTCGCTCGGCCCTGTCTCCGAGGGCCTCTTCATCTGGATCTTCGGTATCGGCAGTCTCATCGCCCTCACCGTGTGGATCACGGCGAAGTCGAACTGA
- a CDS encoding heme-copper oxidase subunit III, giving the protein MRSVKRPDPVAVGTIVWLGSEVMFFAGLFAIFFTLRSTSPELFAERSEVLNVPFAAINTLILILSSVTCQAGVFAAEKFRPYRTGSIWNFRQWGMVEWLFLTFVMGAVFVSGQVWEYATLVAEGLPISEDSYASAFYITTGFHALHVTGGLIAFLMVIGRAYAVKNFGRKEMTTAIVVSYYWHFVDVVWIVLFAVIYLLPFVS; this is encoded by the coding sequence ATGCGGTCGGTCAAGCGACCCGACCCGGTCGCTGTCGGCACCATCGTCTGGCTCGGCAGCGAGGTCATGTTCTTCGCCGGCCTCTTCGCGATCTTCTTCACCCTCCGCAGCACCTCGCCCGAGTTGTTCGCCGAGCGGTCCGAGGTCCTGAACGTCCCGTTCGCGGCGATCAACACCCTGATCCTGATCCTGTCATCCGTCACGTGCCAGGCGGGTGTCTTCGCGGCGGAGAAATTCCGCCCGTACCGCACCGGCAGCATCTGGAACTTCCGCCAGTGGGGCATGGTCGAGTGGCTCTTCCTCACCTTCGTCATGGGCGCCGTGTTCGTCTCCGGGCAGGTCTGGGAGTACGCAACGCTCGTCGCCGAGGGGCTGCCGATCAGCGAGGATTCCTACGCCTCGGCCTTCTACATCACCACCGGCTTCCACGCCCTGCACGTGACCGGCGGGCTCATCGCCTTCCTGATGGTCATCGGGCGTGCGTACGCCGTCAAGAACTTCGGACGCAAGGAAATGACCACCGCGATCGTCGTGTCCTACTACTGGCACTTCGTCGACGTGGTCTGGATCGTGCTGTTCGCCGTCATCTACCTGCTGCCCTTCGTGAGCTGA
- the trpD gene encoding anthranilate phosphoribosyltransferase, with the protein MAELYSWPEILTTLLDARDLSVSESTWAMRQVMTGAATPSQLAGFLVALRAKGETIDEIVGFRDAILEAAVPLPVPAHVLDIVGTGGDRFGTVNVSTMSAIVAAASGVPVVKHGNKAASSKSGSSDVLKALGVDLALSPQAVAETLARTGITFAFASAFHPGFRHAGATRAELGVPTVFNFLGPLCNPARAEANAVGVAHLDRVPLITGVFRTRGATALVFRGDDGLDELTTTGHSRLWEISLGDVHEHDLDPRDLGIALADIDDLLGGEPAHNAAVVRRVLDGEAGAVRDIVLLNTAAGIVAYRLSQDPGQAQRPILERLAEAKDAAAVAIDTGAAAATLTAWVTTTQQLGGETVI; encoded by the coding sequence ATGGCGGAGCTCTACTCATGGCCCGAAATCCTCACCACTCTCCTGGATGCGCGTGATCTCAGCGTGTCGGAGTCGACGTGGGCGATGCGGCAGGTGATGACCGGTGCGGCGACCCCGTCGCAGCTGGCCGGATTCCTCGTGGCGCTGCGCGCCAAGGGCGAGACGATCGATGAGATCGTCGGGTTCCGCGATGCGATCCTGGAAGCAGCGGTGCCGTTGCCGGTTCCCGCCCACGTGCTCGACATCGTGGGCACCGGGGGTGACCGGTTCGGCACCGTCAACGTGTCGACGATGTCGGCCATCGTCGCCGCGGCATCCGGGGTGCCGGTGGTCAAACACGGCAATAAAGCAGCCAGCTCCAAGTCGGGATCATCCGACGTGCTCAAGGCACTCGGCGTGGACCTCGCGCTGTCACCGCAGGCCGTGGCCGAGACGCTCGCGCGCACCGGCATCACGTTCGCGTTCGCGTCGGCGTTCCACCCCGGGTTCCGTCACGCCGGGGCGACGCGCGCCGAATTGGGCGTGCCGACGGTGTTCAACTTCCTGGGACCGCTGTGCAATCCGGCTCGCGCCGAGGCCAACGCCGTCGGCGTCGCGCACCTGGATCGCGTGCCACTGATCACCGGCGTGTTCCGCACCCGCGGCGCGACCGCACTGGTGTTCCGCGGTGACGACGGGCTGGACGAATTGACCACCACGGGGCACAGCCGGTTGTGGGAGATCAGCCTCGGCGATGTGCACGAACACGACCTGGATCCGCGTGACCTCGGCATTGCGCTGGCCGATATCGACGATCTGCTCGGCGGTGAACCCGCTCACAACGCCGCTGTCGTGCGGCGCGTCCTCGACGGTGAAGCCGGTGCGGTGCGCGACATCGTGCTGCTGAACACGGCCGCCGGCATCGTGGCGTACCGGTTGTCGCAGGATCCCGGTCAGGCGCAGCGGCCGATCCTGGAGCGACTTGCCGAAGCGAAGGATGCCGCGGCGGTGGCGATCGACACCGGAGCGGCTGCGGCGACGCTGACCGCATGGGTGACGACCACCCAGCAACTCGGCGGCGAAACAGTCATCTGA
- a CDS encoding aromatic ring-opening dioxygenase LigA, protein MSEAPANTADTIESPSRKVGLIKAAGIIGILGGVVLIIVGIVVWIMVSSQLRAENITVPDDAMAFQGQTVSGPFTAFVQADIIQQHALHSSEGKTYAELEQDDPVRATMMNASFLRASLFTSVVSFGVAVFAMGVGVLSIVFGWAIHRLASIPVVVKRSTVTTS, encoded by the coding sequence ATGTCGGAAGCACCGGCCAACACGGCCGACACCATTGAATCCCCCTCACGCAAGGTGGGCCTCATCAAGGCCGCCGGCATCATCGGCATCCTGGGCGGTGTAGTCCTGATCATCGTCGGCATCGTCGTGTGGATCATGGTGTCCTCCCAGCTTCGCGCCGAGAACATCACGGTCCCCGATGACGCCATGGCGTTCCAGGGCCAGACCGTTTCCGGTCCGTTCACGGCCTTCGTCCAGGCCGACATCATCCAGCAGCACGCGTTGCACTCCTCGGAGGGCAAGACCTACGCCGAGCTGGAGCAGGACGACCCGGTGCGCGCCACGATGATGAACGCGTCGTTCCTTCGGGCCTCGCTGTTCACCTCGGTCGTGTCCTTCGGCGTCGCGGTCTTCGCGATGGGCGTCGGAGTCCTTTCGATCGTCTTCGGCTGGGCGATTCATCGCCTCGCCTCTATCCCGGTCGTCGTGAAGCGGTCCACCGTCACCACCTCCTGA
- a CDS encoding PHP domain-containing protein: MNPFDALSEIATLLERERASRYRSKAFRAAATAIEGLSETQLRDTAALRRRKGIGDSTFAVIQEALAGEVPAYLAQLRESAGVAPVGSSLRAQLRGDLHSHSDWSDGYTPIELMVDAARALGHEYLALTDHSPRLRVARGLSPERLREQLTLVPGFTGDGFTLLSGIEVDILDDGGLDQQEDLLAELDIVVASVHSKLRMEPRPMTRRLVTAVSNRHVDVLGHVTGRLVEGSRGTRPPSQFDPAAVFAACAAHGVAVEINSRPERQDPPDELIAIALDAGCLFAIDSDAHAPGQLSLLDHGAARAERAGVPAERIVTTWPLEQLREWTARRA; the protein is encoded by the coding sequence ATGAATCCCTTCGACGCCCTCAGCGAGATAGCGACTCTGCTGGAGCGCGAGCGCGCCTCGCGCTACCGCTCCAAGGCTTTCCGCGCCGCGGCCACGGCCATCGAAGGACTCAGCGAGACGCAGCTGCGGGACACCGCGGCGCTACGCCGTCGCAAGGGGATCGGCGACTCCACGTTCGCCGTGATCCAAGAGGCCCTCGCCGGTGAGGTGCCCGCCTACCTCGCCCAGTTGCGCGAAAGCGCCGGGGTCGCCCCGGTCGGATCCTCACTGCGAGCGCAGTTGCGCGGTGATCTGCATAGCCACTCGGACTGGTCCGACGGTTACACCCCGATTGAGCTCATGGTCGATGCGGCGCGGGCGCTCGGCCACGAATACCTCGCCCTCACGGACCACTCCCCGCGGCTGCGCGTTGCTCGCGGACTGTCGCCGGAACGGCTGCGCGAACAGCTCACGCTGGTCCCGGGCTTCACCGGAGACGGCTTCACCCTCCTCAGCGGCATCGAAGTTGACATCCTCGACGACGGTGGACTGGACCAGCAGGAGGATCTCCTGGCGGAACTCGACATCGTCGTGGCATCCGTCCACTCCAAACTCCGTATGGAGCCCCGGCCGATGACGCGGCGGCTGGTCACCGCGGTCTCGAACCGGCACGTGGATGTGCTCGGCCACGTGACCGGCCGGCTCGTGGAGGGCTCCCGCGGCACGCGTCCGCCGTCGCAGTTCGACCCCGCCGCCGTGTTCGCGGCCTGCGCCGCACACGGTGTCGCGGTGGAGATCAACTCCCGGCCGGAACGGCAGGATCCGCCCGATGAGCTCATCGCGATCGCGCTGGACGCCGGATGCCTGTTCGCGATCGACTCCGACGCGCATGCGCCGGGGCAGCTGTCACTGCTGGACCACGGCGCTGCCCGTGCCGAGCGGGCCGGCGTGCCTGCCGAGCGGATCGTGACGACCTGGCCGCTGGAGCAGCTGCGGGAGTGGACCGCGCGCCGCGCGTGA
- a CDS encoding SGNH/GDSL hydrolase family protein, with protein MIRSLAAVALGILLAVTATGCSSPSSAAPMPSPTPSAGLPVPAPSEPVYIIGDSWAAGVSADPGAGWVDLVDAHYGWDTTLNAQPGTGYDAVLKAGEPYIERVDDLPPHPPALVIVQGGVNDKLAGWMNLQDNAGATIAAIEHRYPGVPILMVGPATAALPAAQSLSTIDQHLAEVARTAGAFYISPMQGEWVGADNVQTFIDPDTDHPSNAGHAEYAARLIAAIDAAAQ; from the coding sequence TCACGGCGACCGGCTGCTCCTCGCCGTCCTCTGCCGCCCCCATGCCCTCGCCGACACCCAGCGCGGGACTGCCGGTGCCCGCACCGTCCGAGCCGGTCTACATCATCGGCGACTCCTGGGCCGCGGGCGTCAGCGCCGACCCGGGTGCCGGATGGGTCGACCTCGTCGACGCCCACTACGGCTGGGACACCACGCTCAACGCGCAGCCGGGCACCGGGTACGACGCCGTGCTCAAGGCGGGCGAGCCCTATATCGAGCGGGTCGACGACCTCCCACCTCACCCCCCGGCACTGGTGATCGTGCAGGGCGGCGTGAACGACAAGCTCGCTGGCTGGATGAACCTCCAGGACAACGCCGGCGCCACGATCGCCGCGATCGAACACCGCTACCCCGGCGTCCCCATCCTCATGGTCGGTCCCGCTACGGCAGCCCTCCCCGCCGCACAGTCACTGTCCACGATCGACCAGCACCTCGCCGAGGTCGCCCGCACCGCCGGCGCGTTCTACATCTCCCCGATGCAGGGCGAGTGGGTGGGCGCCGACAACGTGCAGACCTTCATCGACCCCGACACCGATCACCCCAGCAATGCGGGACACGCGGAGTACGCCGCACGCCTGATCGCAGCGATCGACGCAGCGGCGCAGTAG